One part of the Mariniflexile litorale genome encodes these proteins:
- a CDS encoding BNR-4 repeat-containing protein, producing MKKITRLLFATMLLFAMSTVDAQNLIPDWDALGRIGLGTEANKWGFAASTGGTDWGTANGGGVRYRDVTNVSIDNGGTFTGREFLYRWEGSYIGSTMSLGLPTHAGVETGQIGISLEAGKAYSFSGYYEWINNAGSPTYEFSISDAPVGGNILVTKSYSTSTKTRYYPFDIYFEVPSHGDYYIQLKQTNGISGSQGGLIGLAELNLEETAIVIPPTPYLARGVKTFTTDGTWCWFQDPRALYHKGIKEQTYTGWITSDGKIQVASYNHATGEIIQTTVKDDFQIDDHNNPTFLVRDDGRIMVSYSGHFFGPMRVIVSENPEDITSFGAEATFGTSVTYANPYQIGSDIYMFYRDGSSWHPSIAISNDGGLSWGAPQTLIKRDAAQKRPYVRYTQDSQEGVHITFTTGHPRQEASNKIYYVYFKDNKFYKADGTFIKDYTGTASALDIDAGEPEIVYNASSGKGWTWDIALDENENPVILYAAFPDDYNHHYYYAKFDGSQWNNHHIVNSGKWFPQTPSGGSEPEPNYSGGMSLDPNDVSTVYLSKQVNDVFEIYKYQTPDEGASWNTTAITENTPADIVNVRPVVPRNHQPGLFDVMWMRGKYITYQNYHTSIMYYSPNDELKYYDFGTQNSALDANAIRVTNTSMDNTNFGFEDVSGLLSVDDSQTNNAETDYVSGTSSAIFKAKLFNGTYEVTVVQGTNTVALSGQTIKANGVEVVSSGTSNMGEWKTYTFDVDISNGILNLEISNSNGNGNLWVINSLLIDTKELIVNGLNILEENVLLYEVDDTQLHYSTSPVEANPEDITWYSDDDTIATVDANGLVTAKSTGSTTMYASMYNGNLVDSCIINVNAIVPLANKVTFDFGTLTSPVMADAIRIDETTQLNESYGWVDTSSILSRDRGSSITNPDLDFVLASVDKEFQVFLENGIYHITTTHGDSQFSHDKMNLFANGANVATDFSSTLGNYITNEFDVTVENQKLVIKIGDNGGSDVNWVWNTLKIDKTSLRILDDKLETTLGIKTYPNPVKDILYLDTHIKISSLKIYNILGNMVLAKAGVIENGMNSINVSELSSGLYIMHIVSAENNKSQVFKFFK from the coding sequence ATGAAAAAAATTACAAGATTACTTTTTGCTACAATGTTATTGTTTGCAATGAGTACTGTAGATGCACAAAATTTAATACCTGATTGGGACGCGCTTGGAAGAATAGGATTAGGAACAGAGGCTAATAAATGGGGTTTTGCAGCCTCAACAGGTGGAACAGATTGGGGAACTGCTAATGGTGGTGGCGTTAGGTATCGCGATGTAACCAATGTTTCAATTGATAACGGAGGGACTTTTACAGGTAGGGAGTTTCTATATCGTTGGGAAGGAAGTTATATTGGTTCAACCATGTCATTAGGTTTACCTACACATGCTGGGGTTGAAACCGGGCAAATAGGAATAAGTTTAGAAGCAGGAAAAGCATATAGTTTTTCTGGGTATTATGAGTGGATTAACAATGCGGGTTCACCTACTTATGAGTTTTCTATATCAGATGCACCAGTAGGAGGCAATATTTTGGTAACCAAAAGTTATTCTACATCAACAAAAACCAGGTATTATCCGTTTGATATTTATTTCGAAGTACCATCACATGGTGACTATTATATTCAATTAAAACAAACCAATGGAATTAGTGGTTCTCAAGGTGGGCTTATTGGTCTGGCTGAATTAAATTTAGAAGAAACAGCCATAGTGATACCACCAACGCCTTACTTAGCAAGAGGGGTTAAAACATTTACCACAGATGGGACTTGGTGTTGGTTTCAGGACCCAAGGGCCTTATATCACAAAGGAATAAAAGAGCAAACCTATACAGGTTGGATCACTAGCGATGGTAAAATACAAGTTGCAAGTTACAATCATGCAACAGGAGAGATCATACAAACAACAGTTAAAGATGATTTTCAAATAGACGATCACAACAATCCTACGTTTTTAGTTAGAGACGATGGGCGCATTATGGTGAGTTATTCAGGCCATTTCTTTGGACCTATGCGTGTTATTGTTTCAGAAAACCCGGAAGATATTACTTCTTTTGGAGCAGAAGCCACATTTGGAACTTCAGTTACGTATGCAAATCCCTATCAAATAGGGAGTGATATTTACATGTTTTACAGAGATGGAAGTTCTTGGCATCCAAGCATCGCTATTTCAAATGATGGTGGGTTAAGTTGGGGGGCTCCTCAAACATTAATAAAAAGAGATGCAGCTCAAAAAAGACCTTATGTAAGATATACTCAAGATAGTCAAGAAGGGGTACACATTACTTTTACGACTGGACATCCTAGACAAGAAGCTTCCAATAAAATTTATTATGTTTATTTTAAGGATAATAAATTTTATAAAGCTGATGGTACTTTTATCAAAGATTATACAGGAACAGCTTCGGCTTTAGATATTGATGCTGGCGAGCCAGAAATTGTTTATAATGCATCAAGCGGAAAAGGTTGGACTTGGGATATTGCTCTCGATGAAAATGAAAATCCGGTGATTTTATATGCAGCTTTTCCAGATGATTATAACCACCATTACTATTATGCTAAATTTGATGGTTCACAATGGAACAATCATCATATTGTGAATAGCGGAAAATGGTTCCCACAAACGCCTTCAGGCGGTAGTGAACCAGAACCCAATTACTCAGGAGGAATGAGTTTAGACCCTAATGATGTCTCAACAGTTTATTTGTCAAAACAAGTAAACGATGTGTTTGAAATTTATAAATATCAAACACCAGATGAAGGAGCATCATGGAATACCACAGCAATTACAGAAAATACACCAGCTGATATTGTTAATGTAAGACCAGTGGTTCCAAGAAACCATCAACCAGGTTTGTTTGATGTTATGTGGATGCGAGGCAAATATATTACTTATCAAAACTATCATACATCCATCATGTATTACAGCCCTAATGATGAATTGAAATATTATGATTTTGGCACACAAAATTCGGCGTTAGATGCAAATGCTATTAGAGTAACAAACACCTCTATGGATAATACTAATTTTGGATTTGAAGATGTTTCAGGATTGTTATCAGTAGATGACTCTCAGACTAATAATGCAGAAACAGATTATGTTAGCGGAACCAGTTCAGCAATATTTAAGGCTAAATTGTTCAATGGTACTTATGAAGTCACTGTTGTTCAAGGAACAAATACCGTAGCGCTTAGTGGACAAACTATAAAGGCTAATGGTGTTGAGGTTGTAAGTAGTGGAACATCTAATATGGGTGAATGGAAAACCTACACTTTTGATGTAGATATAAGCAATGGTATATTAAACTTGGAAATTAGTAATTCTAACGGGAATGGTAATCTTTGGGTAATTAATAGTTTATTGATTGATACCAAGGAGCTAATAGTTAATGGTTTGAATATATTAGAAGAGAATGTATTATTATATGAAGTAGATGATACGCAATTACATTATTCAACATCTCCTGTAGAAGCCAATCCAGAGGACATCACATGGTATTCTGATGATGATACTATTGCTACAGTAGATGCTAATGGTCTAGTTACGGCAAAATCTACTGGTTCAACAACTATGTATGCTAGTATGTATAATGGTAATTTAGTAGATTCTTGTATTATAAATGTAAATGCGATAGTTCCTCTAGCAAACAAGGTAACATTCGATTTTGGAACTCTTACATCTCCTGTAATGGCAGATGCTATAAGAATTGATGAAACTACTCAATTAAACGAATCTTACGGATGGGTAGATACTAGTAGTATTCTATCACGAGATAGAGGTAGCTCTATTACAAATCCAGACTTAGATTTTGTGTTAGCTTCTGTAGATAAAGAATTTCAAGTGTTTTTAGAAAATGGTATATATCATATAACAACAACGCATGGGGATAGTCAATTCAGTCATGATAAAATGAATTTATTTGCAAATGGGGCCAATGTAGCAACCGATTTTTCAAGCACTTTAGGAAATTATATCACCAATGAATTTGATGTAACTGTTGAAAATCAAAAATTAGTGATTAAAATAGGAGATAATGGTGGAAGTGATGTGAATTGGGTATGGAATACCTTAAAAATAGACAAGACAAGTTTACGAATCTTGGATGACAAATTAGAGACAACCCTAGGAATTAAAACGTATCCTAATCCTGTAAAAGATATATTGTACCTAGATACTCATATTAAAATTTCTAGTTTAAAGATTTATAATATATTAGGAAATATGGTTCTTGCAAAAGCAGGAGTTATCGAAAATGGCATGAATTCAATCAATGTTTCTGAGTTATCTAGTGGTCTTTACATCATGCATATAGTTTCTGCTGAAAATAATAAATCTCAAGTTTTCAAGTTTTTTAAATAA
- a CDS encoding glycerol-3-phosphate dehydrogenase/oxidase, with product MKEKNIFKRATLIKQIEENSNWDVIIIGGGATGLGVALDSVTRGFKTLLLEQVDFAKGTSSRSTKLLHGGVRYLAQGNIDLVKEALHERGLLLKNASHLVSNQSFIIPNYTWWDTLKYTIGLKVYDALAGKLSFGKSIRINKNETLSRLSTLKKGNLKGGVVYHDGQFDDSRLAINMAQTAIEQGATVLNHFKVNQLLKNDNGLVSGVIAENTETKVVYSLNAKVVINATGVFTDEILKMDNSKSKNIVRPSQGIHLVLDKSFLPGNDAIMIPKTNDGRVLFLVPWHNKVVIGTTDTLLDSHSLEPKALDKEVDFIMTTANNYLTKKVSKADVLSIFAGLRPLAAPKDKSEKTKEISRSHKIIVSNSELITITGGKWTTYRRMAQDTINKAISIRKLQNVPCKTKNVKIHGATEFNDKTQHQYIYGSDQEAIQNLIVTSPELGEVLHSRLPYTKAEVIWAIRYEMARTVEDILARRVRTLFLDARATLEIIPMVAKMLTKELDKDASWEQHQIDEFTKIAHQYIL from the coding sequence TTGAAAGAAAAAAATATATTTAAAAGAGCAACATTAATAAAACAAATAGAGGAAAACTCTAACTGGGATGTTATAATTATTGGTGGTGGCGCCACAGGATTAGGTGTTGCTTTAGACAGTGTTACGCGTGGGTTTAAAACACTTTTGTTAGAACAAGTGGATTTCGCAAAAGGAACCTCGAGCCGAAGCACTAAACTACTTCATGGGGGAGTGCGTTATTTAGCACAAGGCAATATTGATTTAGTTAAGGAGGCTTTACATGAAAGGGGATTGTTATTGAAAAATGCTTCACATTTAGTAAGTAATCAGTCTTTTATAATTCCAAACTACACATGGTGGGATACGCTTAAATATACTATTGGACTTAAAGTGTATGATGCTTTGGCAGGTAAATTAAGTTTTGGAAAATCAATACGAATTAACAAAAACGAAACTCTTTCGCGACTAAGCACTCTTAAAAAAGGAAATCTTAAAGGAGGAGTCGTATACCATGATGGGCAATTTGATGATTCCAGATTGGCCATAAATATGGCCCAAACGGCTATAGAACAAGGCGCCACAGTTTTAAATCATTTCAAAGTAAACCAATTATTAAAAAATGATAATGGCTTAGTAAGTGGTGTTATTGCTGAAAATACGGAGACTAAAGTTGTCTATTCTTTAAATGCCAAAGTCGTTATAAACGCCACAGGTGTTTTTACCGATGAAATTTTGAAAATGGATAATTCAAAATCAAAAAACATTGTACGTCCAAGTCAAGGGATTCATTTGGTTTTAGATAAATCTTTTTTACCTGGGAACGATGCTATCATGATTCCAAAAACCAATGATGGTAGGGTGTTGTTTTTAGTGCCCTGGCATAATAAAGTAGTAATAGGTACAACGGATACCTTACTTGATAGTCACAGTTTAGAACCTAAAGCTTTAGATAAAGAAGTCGATTTTATCATGACAACTGCAAATAATTATCTAACTAAGAAAGTTAGTAAAGCCGATGTGTTAAGCATTTTTGCAGGATTACGCCCATTAGCGGCACCAAAAGATAAGTCTGAGAAAACAAAGGAAATTTCAAGAAGCCATAAAATTATTGTTTCAAATTCTGAACTAATAACCATTACGGGCGGTAAATGGACTACATACAGAAGAATGGCTCAGGATACTATAAATAAAGCTATCTCAATAAGGAAATTACAAAATGTACCCTGTAAAACAAAAAATGTAAAAATTCATGGAGCTACAGAATTTAATGATAAAACCCAGCATCAATATATTTACGGAAGCGACCAAGAAGCCATTCAAAATTTAATTGTAACATCTCCTGAATTAGGTGAAGTATTACATTCACGTTTGCCCTATACCAAAGCAGAAGTTATTTGGGCGATTCGATATGAAATGGCAAGAACCGTTGAAGATATTTTGGCTAGACGGGTTCGAACTTTGTTTTTAGATGCGCGAGCAACCTTAGAAATAATTCCAATGGTAGCAAAAATGTTGACAAAAGAATTAGATAAAGATGCTTCATGGGAACAACATCAAATTGATGAATTTACAAAAATAGCGCATCAATATATTTTATAA
- a CDS encoding alpha-amylase family glycosyl hydrolase: protein MKKLFYLFFLTFASLAYSQVTTTSPAIPTSTGIITITFNAEGTELAGYTGDIYAHTGILTSASTSNTDWKHTIGSWGNNTTQPKLTRMGTNTYQLIIAPDISTFYSSTTGEVITDIAIVFRNSAGNAQSRPDIFIPIYAEGLNVTITNPTNQAVYNLNDAITINAESSIHANLELKVNNTSIQTASNATSISTAYTFTSTGNYTIEAIAVQNNETKQETISAYVKTNTQNQIMPAGLKKGYNNHGDGSVTFVLEAPFKTDIFLVGDFNNWTLNETYQMKKDGNNFWLTVTGLDPNTEYAYQYAIDYNLKIADPYSKKVLDPNNDQYITSTTYPNLMAYPTGKTTGIVSSFKINEAIYNWQNTAFTRPNKENIVIYEMLLRDFTENNTYQEAITHLDYLQNLGVTAIELMPINEFEGNDSWGYNPSFYMALDKAYGTSNDLKEFVDECHKRGIAVITDVVFNHSFSQSPLLQMYWDATNNQPAANNPYYNQSHNLVDNTNAHWGYDFNHESNYTVNFFNDVLSFWMDEYHIDGFRFDFTKGFSNTLYYGSDNWASTYDANRIANLKAYADHIWNKDPGNEAYVIFEHLSDNSEEIELANYGIMLWGNLNHSFNQNTMGYASEADVSWLSYKNRGWNNPHIVGYMESHDEERLMVKNLAYGNLNGVYNVKSLSTALDRQEAATVIFYGIPGPKMIWQFGELGYDKSINCADDIADGSCRLERKPVAWTLGYDSQTERQDLYNVTAKMTALKKQFPSTFNTDDFSFSLNSLVKRINLNDNVGRLDVVIVANFDVTTQSVNPNFPATGNWYDTFSETTLSVTNPTALLSLQPGEYRLYSQNQNLSTKKIVTSEVIKMYPNPSNTSFSLNKNCNQVVVYNLTGKQVKQFEGPFLKGTPFDISNLSQGIYLMKVINKSGESNVMKLLKL, encoded by the coding sequence ATGAAAAAACTTTTTTACTTATTTTTTTTAACCTTTGCATCGTTAGCGTATTCGCAGGTAACAACAACATCACCTGCAATACCAACAAGCACAGGTATCATAACCATTACTTTTAATGCCGAAGGAACAGAGTTAGCAGGTTACACAGGCGACATCTATGCACATACAGGGATTCTTACATCTGCATCAACTAGTAATACTGACTGGAAACATACTATAGGTAGCTGGGGCAATAACACGACACAACCAAAGTTAACCCGTATGGGTACAAATACTTACCAACTAATTATAGCGCCAGACATATCAACTTTTTACAGCTCAACCACAGGAGAAGTTATTACCGATATTGCTATTGTGTTTAGAAATAGTGCTGGAAATGCTCAATCTAGACCCGATATTTTCATTCCTATATATGCCGAAGGCTTAAACGTAACTATTACGAACCCAACAAACCAAGCTGTATATAATTTAAACGACGCTATTACCATAAATGCAGAATCAAGCATTCATGCCAATTTAGAACTAAAAGTTAATAATACGTCTATACAAACAGCTTCAAATGCAACGTCTATTTCAACGGCGTATACATTTACTTCAACAGGAAATTATACTATTGAAGCCATTGCAGTGCAAAACAACGAAACCAAACAAGAAACTATTTCTGCTTATGTAAAAACAAACACTCAAAATCAAATCATGCCTGCAGGTTTAAAAAAAGGCTATAATAACCATGGTGACGGCAGCGTTACTTTTGTTTTAGAAGCGCCTTTTAAAACCGATATCTTTTTAGTTGGAGATTTTAATAACTGGACACTTAACGAAACCTACCAAATGAAAAAAGACGGAAATAATTTTTGGTTAACAGTAACAGGTTTGGATCCTAATACAGAATATGCCTATCAATATGCTATTGATTATAATTTAAAAATAGCTGACCCTTATTCTAAAAAAGTTCTTGATCCAAATAACGATCAATACATTACGTCTACCACCTACCCTAATTTAATGGCATACCCAACAGGAAAAACAACAGGTATTGTGTCCTCTTTTAAAATTAATGAAGCCATATATAATTGGCAAAACACCGCGTTTACGAGACCCAATAAAGAAAACATCGTTATCTATGAAATGTTACTAAGAGATTTTACAGAAAATAATACTTACCAAGAGGCGATAACACATCTCGATTATTTACAAAATTTAGGGGTTACAGCTATTGAACTTATGCCTATAAACGAATTTGAAGGTAATGACAGTTGGGGTTACAACCCATCATTCTACATGGCTTTAGACAAAGCATATGGAACCAGTAACGATTTAAAAGAATTTGTAGATGAGTGCCATAAACGGGGTATTGCCGTAATTACAGATGTTGTTTTTAATCACTCATTCAGCCAATCACCATTACTACAAATGTATTGGGACGCAACAAATAATCAACCTGCGGCAAATAACCCCTATTACAATCAAAGTCATAATTTAGTTGATAATACCAACGCACATTGGGGTTATGATTTCAATCATGAATCTAATTACACTGTTAATTTTTTTAATGATGTGTTAAGTTTTTGGATGGATGAATATCACATTGATGGTTTCCGTTTCGATTTTACCAAAGGATTTTCAAACACCCTTTATTACGGATCGGACAATTGGGCAAGCACCTACGATGCCAATAGAATAGCCAATTTAAAAGCATATGCAGACCATATTTGGAATAAAGACCCCGGGAATGAAGCCTATGTCATTTTTGAGCATTTATCCGATAATTCTGAAGAAATAGAATTAGCTAATTATGGCATCATGCTTTGGGGTAATCTAAATCATAGTTTCAATCAAAATACTATGGGATATGCTTCAGAAGCCGATGTTTCTTGGTTGTCGTATAAAAATAGAGGTTGGAATAATCCACATATCGTTGGCTATATGGAAAGTCATGATGAAGAACGTTTAATGGTTAAAAATTTAGCTTATGGTAATTTAAATGGCGTCTATAATGTAAAAAGCTTAAGCACTGCATTAGATCGACAAGAAGCTGCTACTGTTATTTTTTATGGCATCCCTGGTCCTAAAATGATATGGCAATTTGGAGAACTTGGTTACGATAAAAGTATTAACTGTGCAGACGATATTGCTGATGGTAGCTGTAGACTGGAACGAAAACCTGTGGCATGGACACTGGGCTATGATTCTCAAACTGAGCGTCAAGATTTATATAATGTAACAGCAAAGATGACGGCACTAAAAAAGCAATTTCCATCCACCTTTAATACAGATGATTTTAGTTTTAGTTTAAACAGTCTAGTAAAACGCATTAACTTGAATGATAATGTGGGGCGTTTAGATGTTGTTATTGTAGCTAATTTTGATGTTACAACGCAATCGGTGAATCCAAATTTCCCAGCTACGGGTAATTGGTACGACACATTTTCTGAAACAACGTTAAGCGTTACCAACCCAACAGCCTTATTAAGCTTACAGCCTGGAGAATACCGATTATACTCACAAAATCAAAATTTAAGCACAAAAAAGATAGTGACTTCAGAAGTTATTAAAATGTATCCAAATCCGTCCAATACTAGTTTTTCACTCAATAAAAACTGTAATCAGGTGGTTGTTTACAATCTCACTGGAAAACAAGTAAAACAATTTGAAGGTCCTTTTTTAAAAGGAACGCCCTTTGATATCTCTAACCTATCTCAAGGAATTTATTTAATGAAGGTTATAAATAAATCGGGGGAATCAAACGTTATGAAACTTTTGAAGTTATAA